A part of Thalassophryne amazonica chromosome 3, fThaAma1.1, whole genome shotgun sequence genomic DNA contains:
- the hyal2b gene encoding hyaluronidase-2 — protein MEALSHSGFRTAGKLAWLLLSLLTSWTVFCSADIKQTRWPLSSKKPVLLAWNAPTEDCAPRHDISLSLEQFDIVASPNEAFFRQTLTIFYKERLGVYPYYDHDGRAVNGGLPQDASLTQHYKKMPEDVQKYIRDPEAKGLAVIDWEEWRPLWIRNWDAKDLYRIKSREMVAKKNPKWSPEQVGKVAQQEFELSARRFMLETLKFVKNMRPNKLWGFYLFPDCYNHDYVSGLKNYTGRCPVLELDRNDQLNWLWTESTALFPSIYMASALHSTTYGRLFVRNRVKEAMRLASVGDGLARPVFVYTRPTYINQMTALTETDLVSTIGESVALGAAGVIFWGDTSYTSSKASCSSINDYLQGPLGRYLLNVSTAAEQCSRMLCKSHGRCLRRVSDSDTYLHLSPLTHSITSLRGQLKLTGTPGQAELAAFHTHFQCQCYSEYSGEGCAKKEKGQNRAASVLQTWPLCLIFPLGLLTLLH, from the exons ATGGAAGCTCTGTCTCACTCAGGCTTCAGAACAGCTGGAAAACTAGCCTGGCTGCTTTTGTCTCTGTTGACATCGTGGACAGTCTTTTGTTCAGCTGACATAAAGCAAACAAGATGGCCATTGTCTTCCAAGAAACCAGTTCTTCTTGCTTGGAATGCCCCAACAGAGGACTGTGCCCCTCGACATGACATAAGTTTGTCTCTGGAACAGTTTGATATTGTGGCTTCGCCCAATGAAGCATTTTTTcggcagaccctcacaatattcTACAAGGAGCGCCTTGGGGTGTATCCCTATTATGATCATGATGGCCGTGCAGTGAACGGAGGTCTTCCACAAGATGCTAGCCTAACTCAGCACTATAAAAAGATGCCTGAAGATGTGCAAAAATACATTCGAGATCCTGAAGCAAAAGGTCTGGCTGTCATTGACTGGGAGGAGTGGCGTCCATTGTGGATTCGTAATTGGGATGCTAAAGATCTCTATCGGATTAAATCACGTGAAATGGTGGCAAAAAAGAACCCTAAATGGTCTCCAGAACAAGTGGGGAAAGTTGCACAGCAAGAGTTTGAGCTCTCAGCTCGCAGGTTTATGCTAGAGACTCTAAAATTTGTCAAAAATATGAGACCGAATAAACTCTGGGGCTTCTATCTGTTTCCAGATTGTTACAACCATGATTACGTGAGTGGGCTGAAGAACTACACGGGCCGCTGCCCTGTTCTAGAGTTAGACCGCAATGACCAACTTAACTGGTTGTGGACAGAAAGTACTGCATTGTTTCCTTCTATATACATGGCTTCTGCACTACATTCTACAACTTATGGACGGCTTTTTGTCCGTAACCGAGTAAAGGAGGCAATGCGCCTAGCGTCTGTTGGGGATGGATTAGCACGTCCTGTTTTTGTTTATACCCGACCTACCTACATCAACCAAATGACTGCCCTGACTGAG ACAGACCTGGTCTCCACCATTGGTGAGAGTGTTGCTCTTGGAGCCGCGGGTGTTATCTTCTGGGGGGACACCTCCTATACAAGCAGCAAG GCCAGCTGCTCCAGCATAAATGATTATCTGCAGGGCCCGCTGGGCCGGTACCTGCTCAATGTGTCGACGGCAGCAGAGCAGTGCAGTCGGATGCTGTGTAAATCCCACGGCCGCTGCCTGCGCAGAGTATCGGACAGTGACACGTATCTGCATCTCAGCCCCTTAACCCACAGCATCACCAGCCTGCGTGGCCAGCTGAAGCTCACAGGCACGCCGGGCCAAGCTGAGCTGGCTGCTTTCCACACACACTTCCAATGTCAATGCTACAGTGAGTATAGTGGTGAGGGCTgtgcaaagaaagaaaaaggcCAGAATAGAGCAGCCTCTGTCCTCCAGACCTGGCCCCTTTGCCTCATATTTCCACTTGGACTCCTTACCCTGCTGCACTGA